Proteins encoded together in one Nostoc sp. PCC 7524 window:
- a CDS encoding DUF4335 domain-containing protein, with the protein MNIQRKYSLPNCTLLLEGLSDATRGAQFQELRPELSILVNAECYISGHNQPLVGGREFFESLVRSVSGYAQEFLSNVPNPQAHNQDSELVELQKIDTNRHRLIVHSENAPEEFNSNPHLQPIQLDLNTVQLFDLVEAVDQFFADTQTLPELSLELQPVTRRYGGASQVVLKQALPATIGVSSLAVAAIAFSLVPAPEMRPPETKPEEQSSTTPTTAPNTTPLAETTPTPTATTTPLAETTPTSTATSTPVAATPTPNALGTAAAATQPTVKDLEALLNTVSEITDPSQLKALNRQVWNLIDPAWNSRAGIKQDLVYRVGVAADGSIVGYKSVNQEANEGIELTPLPNLLYNPAKRTPIANEPIAQFKVVFTSKGVLQVSPWRGYVRTPEVIGAKITDANTIKSLNTKLHDTIRQSWSGTPTYTKDLKYRVAINKDGTIADYEPLNQLAFDYFRETPLPKMFEAVYGSNAAAPNTREPLAHFQVIFKPSGQLEVTPWQGYQ; encoded by the coding sequence ATGAATATTCAACGGAAGTACAGTTTACCTAATTGTACGTTACTTTTAGAGGGATTAAGTGATGCTACCAGGGGCGCACAATTTCAGGAATTGCGCCCTGAACTGTCAATACTGGTAAATGCAGAATGTTATATATCCGGCCACAACCAACCTCTGGTGGGCGGGAGAGAATTCTTTGAAAGTTTGGTAAGATCTGTCAGTGGTTATGCTCAAGAATTTTTAAGTAATGTGCCGAATCCCCAAGCACACAATCAAGATTCAGAGCTGGTAGAGTTACAAAAAATCGATACTAACCGCCATAGGTTAATAGTACATTCTGAGAACGCACCAGAAGAATTTAATTCTAATCCTCATCTACAACCTATTCAATTAGATTTAAATACAGTACAGCTGTTTGACTTAGTAGAAGCTGTAGATCAGTTTTTTGCTGACACGCAAACTTTACCGGAATTATCACTGGAATTACAACCAGTGACTAGACGTTATGGTGGTGCTAGTCAAGTTGTACTTAAGCAAGCACTACCGGCAACTATCGGTGTTTCTAGTTTAGCTGTGGCAGCGATCGCCTTTAGCTTGGTTCCCGCCCCAGAGATGCGTCCACCAGAAACCAAGCCAGAGGAGCAGAGTTCTACTACTCCTACAACCGCCCCAAATACAACACCTTTAGCTGAAACAACACCTACACCTACGGCAACTACAACGCCTTTAGCTGAAACAACACCAACATCTACAGCAACCTCCACACCTGTAGCCGCAACACCCACCCCCAATGCCCTAGGAACTGCCGCAGCTGCAACTCAGCCCACAGTCAAAGATTTAGAGGCACTTTTAAATACAGTTAGTGAAATAACTGATCCATCTCAGCTCAAAGCTTTAAATCGTCAAGTTTGGAACCTAATTGATCCAGCGTGGAATAGTCGTGCTGGAATTAAACAGGATTTAGTTTATCGTGTGGGTGTAGCTGCTGATGGTTCGATTGTAGGATATAAATCCGTCAATCAAGAAGCAAATGAAGGTATAGAATTAACTCCTCTGCCTAACTTACTTTACAATCCTGCTAAACGTACTCCCATCGCTAATGAACCAATTGCCCAATTTAAAGTAGTTTTTACTAGCAAGGGTGTACTGCAAGTTAGTCCTTGGCGGGGATATGTCCGAACACCAGAAGTCATCGGTGCTAAAATCACTGATGCTAATACCATCAAATCCTTAAATACCAAGCTTCATGATACGATACGGCAAAGTTGGAGCGGTACTCCCACCTATACCAAAGATTTAAAGTATCGGGTAGCAATCAATAAAGATGGCACAATCGCAGATTATGAGCCACTCAACCAATTAGCCTTTGACTATTTCCGGGAAACACCTTTACCTAAGATGTTTGAAGCAGTCTATGGTTCAAACGCAGCTGCTCCCAACACCAGAGAACCTCTAGCTCACTTTCAAGTGATATTTAAACCTAGTGGACAATTAGAAGTAACTCCTTGGCAGGGATATCAGTAA
- a CDS encoding transglycosylase domain-containing protein — protein sequence MNSPQPPHKPQTLLGQLTQAVHTIQARVDFSKLALKPNAKVPELWVQDAGADKAEIYPLLGDRYILGRSSKSCDIVIRNPVVSQIHLSLSRDSSQRTPVFVIKDENSTNGIYRGKRRVNTLELRHGDILTLGPPELAASVRLQYVDPPPVYVKAATWAGYGIGGVSALLALVIGVEWFKFSVRPLPTATRAPVVVYARDGSTPLREPRTVSHVDMKRLEEFGRYLPAAVVASEDSRYYWHVGVDPLGILRAVLINTRSGDVQQGASTITQQVSRSLFRDYVGAQDSIGRKLREAIVSLKLETFYSKDDILLTYLNRVFLGADTSGFEDAAQYYFDKSAKDLTLAEAATLVGILPAPNAFNFCGDGPRRLDAADYRNRVIKRMLDMGKISQEEANRARRSTVQVSPKVCEQQAKTIAPYFYDYVFQELEDILGAGAAREGNYIIETQLDPRIQAQAETSLQNAVNTAGSTFRFSQGGMVTLDTRTGSILAMVGGTDYRQSQFNRAVQAKRQPGSTFKIFAFAQALLQGIPTSRTYSCAPLTWQGFTYRPCRSGAGISLDVTTGLALSENPIALRIAREVGLDRVVAMAHRLGVKSSLEAVPGLVLGQSVVNVLEMTGAFAAIGNSGVWNPPHAISRILDSGDCSDRNDLKTCRVIYSFDQNREANKRVLPERIAAQMTDMMQQAVTRGTGRSAAIGLGEAGKTGTTDKNVDLWFIGYIPSRRLATGIWLGNDNNSPTNGSSAQAAQLWGNYMRRIAR from the coding sequence ATGAACTCTCCCCAACCTCCTCACAAGCCGCAAACTTTACTTGGTCAACTGACTCAAGCTGTACATACTATTCAAGCTAGGGTTGATTTTTCTAAACTGGCGCTCAAGCCTAATGCCAAAGTACCAGAACTCTGGGTGCAGGATGCAGGGGCAGATAAGGCTGAAATTTATCCATTGTTGGGCGATCGCTATATACTGGGTCGCAGTTCCAAGTCCTGTGATATCGTCATTCGTAACCCAGTGGTCAGTCAAATTCATTTGTCTTTATCACGGGATTCTTCCCAACGTACCCCGGTATTTGTGATCAAAGACGAAAACTCTACCAATGGCATTTATCGTGGCAAACGGCGCGTCAACACTTTAGAACTCCGTCACGGTGATATTCTTACCCTAGGGCCACCAGAACTGGCAGCTTCGGTGCGGTTACAATATGTTGATCCACCACCTGTGTATGTGAAAGCTGCAACTTGGGCAGGTTATGGGATCGGTGGAGTTAGCGCCTTATTAGCATTGGTGATTGGGGTCGAATGGTTCAAATTTTCCGTGCGCCCTTTACCGACAGCTACCCGCGCTCCTGTAGTAGTTTATGCTCGTGATGGTAGCACTCCCCTACGTGAACCCCGGACGGTTTCTCATGTAGACATGAAACGTCTAGAAGAATTTGGTCGCTATTTACCTGCGGCAGTAGTGGCTTCTGAGGATAGCCGCTATTATTGGCACGTCGGGGTTGACCCCTTGGGCATTTTACGAGCCGTGTTGATTAATACTCGTAGTGGAGATGTGCAGCAAGGAGCTAGTACCATTACCCAACAGGTATCTCGGAGTTTGTTTCGTGACTATGTAGGCGCACAAGACTCCATCGGGCGGAAATTAAGAGAGGCAATTGTTTCTCTAAAATTAGAAACGTTTTACAGCAAAGACGACATTTTACTTACTTACTTAAATCGGGTATTTTTAGGGGCGGATACCTCTGGTTTTGAAGATGCGGCTCAATATTACTTTGATAAGTCGGCTAAAGACTTAACTCTGGCTGAAGCAGCAACATTGGTAGGAATTTTACCTGCTCCCAATGCGTTTAATTTTTGTGGCGATGGCCCCCGGAGGCTAGATGCAGCCGACTATCGCAACCGTGTAATTAAGCGGATGCTGGACATGGGAAAAATCTCCCAAGAGGAAGCCAACCGCGCCCGAAGATCAACTGTTCAAGTCAGTCCTAAAGTATGTGAGCAGCAAGCTAAAACTATAGCTCCTTACTTTTATGACTATGTGTTTCAGGAATTGGAAGACATCTTAGGTGCAGGTGCAGCTAGAGAAGGAAACTACATAATTGAAACTCAGCTAGATCCTAGGATACAAGCGCAAGCAGAAACATCGTTGCAAAATGCAGTTAACACCGCAGGCTCGACTTTTCGGTTTTCCCAAGGTGGAATGGTAACACTAGACACCAGAACAGGTAGTATTTTGGCAATGGTGGGGGGGACTGATTATCGTCAGAGTCAATTTAATCGGGCGGTGCAAGCTAAAAGACAACCCGGTTCAACTTTTAAAATTTTTGCTTTCGCTCAAGCATTGCTACAGGGTATACCAACATCAAGAACATATTCTTGCGCTCCTTTGACGTGGCAAGGTTTTACGTATCGCCCATGTCGTTCTGGTGCGGGTATTAGTTTAGACGTTACCACTGGATTAGCTCTTTCAGAGAATCCCATTGCTTTGCGAATTGCCAGGGAAGTTGGTTTAGATAGAGTGGTAGCAATGGCACACCGTTTGGGGGTCAAGTCATCACTAGAAGCAGTACCTGGGTTGGTATTAGGTCAAAGTGTGGTGAATGTTTTGGAGATGACTGGTGCTTTTGCTGCTATTGGTAATAGTGGCGTGTGGAATCCTCCTCATGCCATTAGTAGAATTTTGGACAGTGGTGATTGTAGCGATCGCAATGATTTGAAAACCTGTCGTGTCATCTATTCCTTCGACCAAAATCGAGAAGCCAATAAGCGAGTCTTACCAGAGAGGATCGCTGCTCAAATGACTGATATGATGCAGCAGGCAGTGACGCGGGGGACTGGACGCAGTGCTGCCATTGGACTGGGGGAAGCAGGCAAAACCGGGACAACTGATAAAAACGTTGACTTGTGGTTTATTGGCTATATTCCCAGTCGCCGATTAGCTACAGGTATCTGGCTTGGCAACGATAATAATTCTCCCACCAATGGTAGCAGCGCCCAAGCAGCCCAACTGTGGGGCAATTATATGAGGAGAATTGCGAGATAG
- the lspA gene encoding signal peptidase II, which produces MRFKNRLFWIAAFIAFFLDQLTKYWVVQTFSLGQTLPLIPGVFHFTYVTNTGAAFSLLSGKVEWLRWLSLGVSLVLIAMAFFGPVLSRWDQLGYGLILGGAMGNGIDRFVLGYVVDFLDFRLINFAVFNVADSFISIGIVCLLIASFQKTPTSSRRSR; this is translated from the coding sequence ATGCGTTTTAAAAATCGCCTCTTTTGGATAGCTGCTTTTATCGCCTTTTTCCTAGACCAACTGACAAAATACTGGGTGGTGCAAACCTTTAGCTTAGGTCAAACACTACCACTGATACCTGGTGTATTTCACTTTACATATGTGACTAATACTGGTGCAGCCTTTAGCTTATTAAGTGGCAAAGTAGAGTGGTTGCGTTGGCTATCTTTAGGAGTGAGTTTAGTATTAATCGCCATGGCATTTTTTGGTCCAGTATTAAGTCGTTGGGATCAACTAGGTTATGGTTTGATCTTGGGTGGAGCTATGGGTAATGGTATTGATAGATTTGTTTTAGGCTATGTAGTTGATTTTCTTGATTTTCGATTGATTAACTTTGCTGTATTTAATGTGGCAGATTCATTCATTAGCATAGGTATTGTTTGTCTACTCATTGCTTCTTTCCAAAAAACACCTACTTCCAGTCGCAGGTCTCGGTGA
- a CDS encoding biotin transporter BioY, with protein sequence MFAASNQLLWSMIGLLLTIGGTFLEAHSITLPWSWSQYGIQTFSLGVTYQIGAVLLVGCLGGQNAGALSQIAYLVMGLTLHPVFYDGGGLGYIKLSQFGYLLGFIPGAWICGFFAFQARPRLETLTFSCICGLITVHICGITYLIISYVFPWQSPDSIPLMQAILSYSWLPIPGQLAVVCAVTVVAYVLRHLMFY encoded by the coding sequence ATGTTTGCCGCTTCCAATCAACTGCTATGGTCTATGATTGGCTTACTTCTGACAATAGGTGGTACCTTCCTAGAAGCCCACAGTATTACATTGCCTTGGAGTTGGAGTCAGTATGGAATTCAAACTTTTTCTTTAGGTGTCACCTATCAAATTGGTGCGGTGCTATTAGTAGGCTGCTTAGGGGGGCAAAATGCTGGTGCGCTGTCGCAAATTGCTTATTTAGTCATGGGTTTAACTTTGCATCCTGTGTTTTATGATGGTGGCGGTCTTGGTTATATCAAGTTATCTCAGTTTGGTTATCTACTAGGTTTTATTCCTGGGGCATGGATTTGTGGCTTTTTCGCCTTTCAAGCCAGACCCCGATTAGAAACACTCACATTTAGCTGTATTTGTGGCTTGATAACCGTCCATATTTGCGGAATTACTTATTTGATTATTAGTTATGTTTTCCCTTGGCAAAGTCCAGACAGCATACCCTTGATGCAAGCCATCCTCTCATACTCTTGGTTGCCCATACCAGGACAATTAGCTGTAGTTTGTGCCGTTACTGTAGTAGCATATGTGTTGCGACATTTAATGTTTTATTAG
- the pstS gene encoding phosphate ABC transporter substrate-binding protein PstS — MRSSLHTKKSNRIPAIASVLALTIGLAACGGQQASDNNGTNDASSGTATDATASSPAKLDLGGNVALTGAGASFPAPLYQSWFKDLNKKYPNLQVNYQSVGSGAGVEQFLKGTVDFGASDVAMKDEEIQQVAADKGVLLLPMTAGSIVLAYNLPGVQEMKLPRAVYVDILLGNIKTWNDPKIAAANPGVNLPNQPITVVYRSDGSGTTGVFTQHLSAISPDWKSKVGDGKTVNWPVGVGAKGNEGVTAQIQQTQGSIGYVEYGYAKQNKLNFAALENKSGKFVVPTDESASKTLESVTLPENLRAFITDPEGADSYPVVTYSWILAYKNYPDAAKGKAMEAMIEYGLTEGQKIAAELGYVPLPQNVVQKVAAAADQINPDYKIAVGGNTSASK; from the coding sequence ATGCGTTCAAGTCTACATACGAAAAAAAGTAACCGCATTCCAGCTATTGCTTCAGTGTTAGCACTGACAATCGGTCTAGCTGCTTGTGGTGGACAGCAAGCCTCAGACAATAATGGCACCAACGATGCTTCCTCTGGGACTGCTACAGATGCTACAGCCTCCAGCCCGGCAAAATTGGATCTTGGCGGTAACGTGGCTTTGACAGGTGCCGGTGCGTCTTTTCCTGCTCCCCTGTATCAAAGTTGGTTCAAAGACTTAAACAAAAAGTATCCAAATTTGCAAGTCAACTACCAGTCAGTGGGTAGCGGTGCTGGTGTTGAGCAATTTCTCAAAGGTACTGTAGACTTTGGTGCCAGTGATGTCGCCATGAAGGATGAAGAAATCCAACAGGTGGCAGCTGATAAGGGGGTGTTATTGCTACCCATGACAGCTGGTAGCATCGTTTTGGCTTATAACCTGCCTGGTGTTCAAGAGATGAAACTACCACGGGCAGTTTATGTTGATATCCTCCTGGGTAACATCAAGACCTGGAACGACCCCAAAATTGCTGCTGCTAATCCTGGTGTCAACCTGCCTAACCAGCCAATTACAGTTGTATATCGTTCTGATGGTAGTGGTACTACAGGTGTTTTTACACAACACCTCAGTGCGATTAGTCCCGATTGGAAAAGCAAAGTGGGCGATGGCAAAACAGTAAACTGGCCAGTGGGAGTTGGTGCTAAAGGTAATGAAGGTGTCACCGCCCAAATTCAACAAACTCAAGGTTCAATTGGTTATGTTGAGTACGGCTATGCTAAACAAAATAAACTCAACTTTGCCGCTTTAGAAAACAAGAGTGGGAAATTTGTTGTACCAACAGATGAATCAGCTTCTAAAACTCTAGAATCAGTAACATTACCAGAAAACCTCCGTGCCTTTATTACAGATCCAGAAGGTGCTGATTCCTACCCTGTAGTCACCTACTCCTGGATTTTGGCTTACAAAAACTATCCTGATGCCGCTAAAGGCAAAGCGATGGAAGCGATGATTGAGTACGGTTTGACTGAAGGACAGAAAATTGCAGCAGAGTTAGGATATGTTCCTTTACCTCAAAATGTAGTTCAGAAAGTGGCTGCTGCTGCTGACCAAATCAACCCAGATTACAAAATTGCTGTTGGTGGTAATACCAGTGCTAGCAAGTAG
- the pstC gene encoding phosphate ABC transporter permease subunit PstC, which translates to MATNSQNLPSAIKSRSEVEQSLDRGFIWLTRIFALAIAGTLLWIAFQVTVDAWPAIKEFGVSFLAKSAWNPVKDEYGVLPQIYGTLMSSFLGLLIAVPIGVGTAVLLSEDFLPGKIKTVLVFLVELLAAIPSVVYGIWGIFVLIPILTEIGKWLNSALGWLPIFSTPPTGPGMLPAGVILAIMTLPIITAISRDALISVPPSLRQASLGLGATRWETIFQILIPSAFSGIVSAVMLALGRAMGETMAVTMLIGNSNNINISLLAPANTISSLLANQFSEASGLQVAALMYAALVLFVLTLAVNILAEFIVLRVKRI; encoded by the coding sequence ATGGCTACCAATTCTCAGAATCTGCCATCAGCAATTAAAAGTCGCTCTGAAGTAGAGCAGTCTCTAGATCGAGGCTTTATTTGGCTAACTAGGATTTTTGCTCTAGCGATCGCTGGTACTTTATTATGGATAGCGTTCCAAGTCACAGTTGATGCTTGGCCTGCAATCAAAGAATTTGGTGTCAGTTTTTTAGCTAAGAGTGCTTGGAACCCAGTCAAAGACGAATATGGAGTGCTGCCTCAGATTTATGGAACTCTGATGAGTTCTTTTCTTGGTCTCTTAATCGCTGTGCCTATAGGCGTTGGTACTGCTGTCTTATTGAGTGAGGATTTCCTACCTGGAAAAATCAAGACGGTACTGGTGTTTTTAGTAGAACTGCTAGCAGCTATTCCCAGCGTTGTTTATGGCATCTGGGGAATTTTTGTGTTAATCCCCATATTAACTGAAATTGGCAAATGGCTGAATAGTGCTTTGGGCTGGTTGCCCATCTTCAGCACTCCTCCCACGGGACCAGGAATGTTACCTGCGGGGGTGATCCTGGCAATTATGACTTTGCCAATCATCACCGCTATATCTCGTGATGCTTTGATTTCCGTACCACCCAGTTTGCGCCAAGCATCTTTGGGATTGGGGGCAACTCGCTGGGAAACAATTTTTCAAATCCTGATTCCCTCGGCATTCTCTGGTATTGTGAGTGCAGTCATGCTGGCACTGGGTAGGGCTATGGGAGAAACAATGGCTGTAACCATGTTAATTGGTAACTCCAACAATATCAACATCTCCCTGTTAGCACCAGCCAATACGATTTCTTCTTTACTAGCAAACCAGTTCTCAGAAGCGAGTGGTCTGCAAGTTGCAGCCTTGATGTATGCTGCTTTAGTTTTGTTTGTGTTGACTCTCGCAGTGAATATTTTGGCTGAGTTTATCGTGCTTCGGGTCAAGCGAATATAG
- the pstA gene encoding phosphate ABC transporter permease PstA, protein MTADFPERSLIRASNSPRTLFNTVMTGVAFLCGALALLPLIAVLSYVLIQGFSSLNLSVFTELPPAPLRGQGGFGNAILGTLLMVGIGALISIPVGVIAAIYLTEFSSGKLARWIRFATNVLSGVPSIIAGVFAYGIVVLTLVKLNLGSYSAIGGGFALSILMLPIIVRTTDEALQLVSQDLRQASVGLGATNFQTVTQVVLPAALPAIVTGTTLAIARASGETAPLLFTALFSSFWPNSLFQPTASLAVLVYNFAISPFKNWQSLAWAASLILVLMVLITSIIARWATRQKA, encoded by the coding sequence ATGACTGCTGATTTTCCCGAAAGGAGTTTAATTCGCGCCTCTAACTCTCCACGGACGTTATTTAATACCGTCATGACAGGAGTAGCATTTCTTTGCGGAGCATTGGCGCTTTTACCCTTGATAGCAGTGCTGTCTTACGTCTTGATTCAAGGTTTTAGTAGCCTGAATTTGAGCGTATTTACTGAACTACCACCAGCACCTTTGCGGGGGCAAGGAGGCTTTGGTAATGCCATCTTGGGAACTTTATTAATGGTAGGTATTGGGGCATTAATTAGTATCCCAGTCGGCGTAATTGCAGCAATTTATTTAACAGAATTTAGCTCTGGTAAATTGGCCAGATGGATACGCTTTGCAACTAATGTGCTGAGTGGAGTTCCATCTATTATTGCTGGGGTATTTGCCTATGGAATTGTGGTTTTGACATTAGTAAAGTTGAATTTAGGTTCTTATTCTGCCATAGGTGGAGGATTTGCATTATCAATTTTGATGTTGCCAATTATTGTCAGAACCACTGATGAAGCCTTACAGCTAGTGTCACAAGATTTGCGACAAGCATCTGTAGGGTTGGGAGCGACTAATTTTCAAACCGTTACCCAAGTTGTTTTACCTGCTGCCTTACCAGCAATTGTCACCGGAACAACATTAGCGATCGCACGGGCATCCGGAGAAACAGCACCTCTGCTATTCACAGCCTTATTCTCGTCATTTTGGCCCAATAGCCTATTCCAACCCACAGCATCCTTAGCTGTTTTGGTTTATAACTTTGCCATTTCTCCCTTCAAAAACTGGCAATCCTTAGCTTGGGCTGCTTCTTTGATTTTAGTCTTGATGGTTCTGATCACCAGTATCATAGCTCGCTGGGCAACACGCCAAAAAGCTTAG
- the pstB gene encoding phosphate ABC transporter ATP-binding protein PstB, translating into MATNISTVNNTETVLKTENLNVYYGKFLALQNIWLDIPKNKVTAFIGPSGCGKSTLLRCYNRLNDLIESFRAEGKIFYYDKNLYAPDIDPVEVRRRIGMVFQRPNPFPKSIYDNIAFGAKINGYKGNMDDLVERSLRQAALWDEVKDKLRQSGLSLSGGQQQRLCIARAIAVQPEIILMDEPCSALDPISTLRVEELIHELKEQYTIVIVTHNMQQAARVSDRTAFFNVRSTETGGRIGYLVEYDATEVIFNNPKQEDTRDYVSGRFG; encoded by the coding sequence ATGGCTACTAACATTAGTACAGTTAACAACACAGAAACCGTTTTAAAAACGGAAAATCTCAATGTCTACTACGGTAAATTTCTGGCTTTGCAGAATATTTGGCTAGATATACCGAAAAATAAGGTGACAGCTTTTATCGGGCCCTCTGGTTGTGGCAAAAGTACATTGCTGCGTTGCTATAACCGCCTCAATGACCTGATTGAATCATTTCGGGCGGAAGGTAAAATTTTCTACTATGATAAGAATTTGTACGCACCCGATATCGATCCAGTAGAAGTACGTCGCCGGATTGGCATGGTATTTCAAAGACCAAACCCATTTCCTAAATCCATTTATGACAACATTGCTTTTGGAGCTAAAATCAATGGCTACAAAGGTAACATGGACGATTTGGTAGAGCGGAGTCTACGCCAAGCAGCATTATGGGATGAAGTAAAAGATAAATTGCGGCAAAGTGGCTTATCTTTATCTGGTGGACAACAACAAAGATTATGTATTGCGAGGGCGATCGCTGTACAGCCTGAAATTATCCTCATGGATGAACCTTGCTCTGCCCTAGATCCCATCTCCACCTTACGAGTTGAAGAATTAATTCACGAACTGAAAGAGCAATACACCATTGTCATTGTTACCCATAATATGCAGCAGGCGGCACGGGTTTCTGACAGAACAGCCTTTTTCAATGTTAGGTCTACAGAAACAGGTGGACGTATAGGCTACCTCGTAGAATACGACGCAACCGAAGTAATTTTCAATAACCCCAAACAGGAAGATACCAGAGACTACGTTAGCGGTAGATTTGGCTAA
- a CDS encoding ABC transporter permease, with protein MSTEIRNFENIKLNHPRFNWLQPLILLAPAGVWLLLLLVLPTLIILQLSLVPDIRPGDIVNPRGFDNYIRLIDPLYLQVIVRSLGLALGTTVICLGLGFPVAYWIAQLAPQRWRNLLLLGFVLPLWTSSLLRSYAWITILRRTGLFNSLLSSLGLPTLQLLNTVPAVLIGMSYSLLPYMVLILYASLEKLDKRLLEAAADLGANPVQTFWKVTVPQVLPGIAAGSLLVFITGLGDFIDPELLGGAASMTAARLVYNQFLGVTQNWGFGSALSMTLILAVSIAIALLIKFGEATPKQ; from the coding sequence ATGTCTACCGAAATTCGTAATTTTGAAAATATCAAACTAAATCACCCCCGCTTTAATTGGCTACAACCTTTGATATTACTTGCACCGGCTGGTGTTTGGTTGTTACTGTTGCTGGTGTTACCAACACTGATTATTTTGCAGTTAAGTTTAGTACCAGATATCCGTCCAGGAGATATAGTTAACCCTCGTGGCTTTGATAACTATATCCGGCTGATTGATCCTCTATACTTACAAGTGATTGTGCGATCGCTAGGGTTAGCACTTGGGACAACAGTTATTTGTTTAGGGTTGGGTTTCCCTGTCGCATATTGGATTGCTCAACTAGCACCGCAACGTTGGCGAAATTTGCTGCTATTAGGTTTTGTTTTACCTTTGTGGACTTCTTCCCTACTGCGTTCCTACGCTTGGATTACTATTTTGCGTCGCACTGGTTTATTCAACAGTCTGCTCAGTAGTTTAGGTTTACCCACTCTACAGTTACTTAACACAGTGCCAGCTGTATTAATTGGTATGAGCTATAGCTTGTTACCCTATATGGTTTTAATCTTATATGCTTCCTTAGAAAAATTAGATAAGCGTTTACTAGAAGCAGCAGCTGATTTAGGTGCAAATCCTGTACAGACTTTTTGGAAAGTGACAGTTCCGCAAGTTTTACCAGGAATTGCGGCTGGTTCTTTACTGGTATTCATAACAGGATTAGGGGATTTTATTGATCCAGAGTTATTGGGTGGTGCTGCTAGTATGACGGCGGCACGATTAGTTTATAACCAGTTTCTCGGAGTCACTCAAAACTGGGGGTTTGGTTCAGCTTTGAGTATGACATTAATTTTGGCGGTGAGTATTGCGATCGCTCTGTTAATTAAATTTGGTGAAGCTACACCTAAACAATAA
- a CDS encoding polyamine ABC transporter substrate-binding protein, which translates to MTNRRKFLQGVTALSTLSLSGCGWKLADVRAATSSGRTDQLYLYTWTQYSDKKLLQTFSTQTGMKVQVDPYDSNEVMLAKLLASGGGTYSLIYPSDYMVQKMVDRDLLIELQHDRLIGLENLFPQFQNPTYDPKNRYSIPFNWGTTGLLYNSEILKQAPEDWNYLWQNQALLNKRMTLLNDVREVMGAVLRMLGYSYNSQNENEIKQAYEKLTELKPAIAAFDTDAWQNQMLAGDLVLAMCYSADAIRVSKENPKLKYVIPRSGSSLWTDTMVIPKSAPNIDGAYAWINFILQPEIAATTSQRLKIATPNSAGFELLPNQIKNNDDLFPPNALLEKCERISPLGQFEDIYERYWTQLTSS; encoded by the coding sequence ATGACTAACAGACGCAAATTTTTACAAGGAGTAACAGCACTTTCTACTTTATCTTTAAGTGGATGTGGCTGGAAGTTGGCTGATGTGAGGGCTGCTACTAGCTCTGGTCGCACTGACCAATTATATCTTTATACTTGGACGCAATATTCTGACAAAAAACTACTGCAAACCTTTAGTACCCAAACTGGGATGAAGGTACAGGTAGATCCTTATGATTCTAATGAAGTGATGCTAGCGAAACTGTTAGCTAGCGGTGGTGGTACTTATAGCCTGATTTACCCATCTGATTATATGGTGCAGAAGATGGTAGACAGGGATTTATTAATAGAATTACAACACGATCGCCTGATTGGTTTAGAGAATTTATTTCCGCAGTTTCAAAACCCCACTTACGACCCTAAAAACCGTTATAGTATCCCCTTCAATTGGGGAACAACAGGTTTACTATATAACTCGGAAATCCTGAAACAAGCACCGGAAGATTGGAATTATCTCTGGCAAAATCAAGCCTTACTCAATAAGCGCATGACATTATTAAATGATGTGCGGGAAGTCATGGGTGCAGTTTTAAGAATGTTGGGTTATTCTTACAACTCACAAAATGAAAATGAAATCAAACAAGCTTATGAAAAATTAACAGAATTAAAACCTGCGATCGCTGCTTTTGATACTGATGCTTGGCAAAATCAGATGTTAGCAGGTGATTTAGTTTTAGCCATGTGTTATTCCGCAGATGCCATCAGGGTGAGTAAGGAAAACCCCAAGCTCAAATATGTAATTCCCCGCAGTGGTTCTTCATTATGGACTGACACAATGGTAATTCCTAAATCAGCACCAAATATAGATGGTGCTTATGCTTGGATAAACTTTATTTTGCAACCAGAAATAGCAGCCACCACTAGCCAAAGATTGAAAATTGCCACACCCAATAGCGCCGGATTTGAATTATTACCTAATCAAATTAAAAATAATGATGATTTGTTCCCTCCAAATGCGCTTTTGGAGAAATGTGAACGCATCAGTCCATTAGGACAATTTGAAGATATTTATGAGCGATATTGGACTCAATTAACTAGCAGTTAG